CCCGGGATAAACGCGGTATCGATCATGCCAAGGGTATGCCGTCGGACTAGATTCGATTCGGCACGCGAGATAAACCGCATCATCGCCAGTCCACCGCTGAATGATGCGTCCGGGGCCGTTGCCGACGCCTGACGACGGGCGCATTAGATTGCGGTGTAGATGTCCCCAGGATGCCTCAGACTCGCTTGGTGTCTGCCAAACCTCCCAACGGTCGGCGTTGGTTTCACGACAGACAACGAGCCAATGGTGCTCGGCAAACCGTCCAAGTCCGGGAATCCGTGCGGACCAAAGATCGACGATCGTTTCGGTTGCACATTGCTGCGACATTAGTTGGGCGAACGGGAAGCATCTGCGTGGTGGCGGAAAGTAGATTTCCACTTGTTGTAGGTCTCCACCGCCACTCCGCAGCATGCATTGGTTATTGCGTGCGGAGCGGAATGGCCGGGCCCGGTCAGGTGAAGTGAAATTGTACGACAGGCCGGATGGAGAAACAACAAAGCTGGAAACGATGCAAAGCCAACCACGTCGAGAAGACGACGGGGTGATGGAATGATCGAGCGGCGATGCAACTGCAAGGTGGGGTCACCGGTGATTGCCAATCAAAGGCAAAATCAACCAAGGGATCTGGGAAAACCAACCCGGGTGCCGATGCTCAAGACCGAGGCCCAACCAGCATTTTCCTGCCGACGATTTGTGACCCACCAAAGCAACGCAAACAAAACGTGGATGTTCGATGCCACTCGAACGTCGTCGAGCAAACAG
Above is a genomic segment from Rhodopirellula bahusiensis containing:
- a CDS encoding DUF3750 domain-containing protein — protein: MLRSGGGDLQQVEIYFPPPRRCFPFAQLMSQQCATETIVDLWSARIPGLGRFAEHHWLVVCRETNADRWEVWQTPSESEASWGHLHRNLMRPSSGVGNGPGRIIQRWTGDDAVYLACRIESSPTAYPWHDRYRVYPGPNSNTFVQWVLGPLYTLGWRGFGRRYANSTRLAKAWANHDMHGRTACAVFDVENLPSVPRDV